In Sphaeramia orbicularis chromosome 1, fSphaOr1.1, whole genome shotgun sequence, a genomic segment contains:
- the gucy1a1 gene encoding guanylate cyclase soluble subunit alpha-1 gives MFCAKLKELKISGDCPFSSSAKNNELGDFVERSTVAADVLPISKDVHGKIGEDLPRQKTNRAKVNLHTLGESIRKLACPEFQRLHTALQRLVRLSDHTGDSESPEMCCAEMCTDEAEHLVEIMNIYSAKTEIPMEALKVALGQELFNMCYEEDGHILRVVGGALHDFLNSFNVLLKQSSTLPNPDRGDCVNEPSVLCLDKDPGLLTVYFFNPHPTTELFFPGVIKAAARLLYQTTVDVLMDPPGAKDSILQSSPQPSLLYTVVVKDAKNLSPSPLRATSAGTLPTSLFSTIFPFHLILDQDLVLVQIGHGLRKRLPRKDGLRRSATFQERFSIVSPQIKCTFQGILTMLNTQFIIRIKHGVSSTENTGKLMDLKGQMIYVSESDAILFLGSPCVDKLEELTGRGLYLSDIPIHNALRDVVLVGEQAKAQDGLKKRLGKLKAALEYAHQALEEEKKKTVDLLFSIFPGTVAQQLWQGQTVQAKKFDRVTMLFSDIVGFTAVCSLCTPMQVITMLNELYTRFDHQCGELDVYKVETIGDAYCVAGGLHKESETHAVQIALMALKMMELSDEVMTPTGDPIQMRIGLHSGSVLAGVVGVKMPRYCLFGNNVTLANKFESCSQPRKINISPTTHSLLKDRPEFVFIPRTRQELPANFPEDIPGVCYFLEASFKTSKQALK, from the exons ATGTTTTGCGCGAAGCTGAAGGAACTGAAGATATCCGGAGACTGTCCGTTCTCCAGCAGCGCCAAAAATAATGAGCTCGGAGACTTTGTGGAGCGCTCAACTGTCGCCGCGGATGTATTACCTATTTCAAAGGACGTGCATGGAAAAATAGGTGAGGATCTACCTCGACAGAAAACCAACAGAGCCAAAGTTAACCTCCATACACTTGGGGAGAGCATCCGCAAATTGGCATGCCCTGAG TTTCAAAGGCTGCATACTGCCCTCCAAAGATTGGTGAGACTATCAGATCATACCGGGGATTCTGAAAG TCCTGAAATGTGCTGTGCAGAAATGTGTACCGATGAAGCAGAGCATCTAGTGGAGATAATGAACATTTACTCAGCCAAAACAG AAATCCCAATGGAAGCTCTGAAAGTCGCTCTCGGCCAAGAGCTCTTCAACATGTGTTATGAGGAGGATGGACACATTTTGAGGGTGGTGGGGGGAGCTCTTCATGACTTCCTTAACAGCTTCAATGTCTTGTTGAAACAGAGCAGCACGCTGCCCAATCCGGACAGAGGGGATTGTGTAAACGAACCTTCCGTGCTGTGCTTAGACAAGGATCCGGGTCTGCTTACTGTCTATTTCTTCAACCCCCACCCAACCACTGAgctcttcttccctggagtcatCAAAGCTGCTGCGCGCCTGCTGTATCAAACCACTGTGGATGTGTTGATGGACCCCCCTGGGGCGAAAGACAGCATCTTGCAGTCCAGTCCCCAACCCAGTCTTCTGTACACAGTTGTAGTTAAGGATGCTAAAAATCTGAGTCCCAGTCCACTGCGGGCTACCTCAGCTGGGACCCTTCCTACCTCTCTGTTCTCCACCATCTTCCCCTTCCATTTGATCTTGGACCAAGACTTGGTTCTGGTACAAATAGGACATGGTCTCAGGAAGAGACTGCCTAGAAAGGATGGACTTAGGAGGTCTGCCACCTTCCAAGAACGCTTCTCTATTGTCTCCCCCCAGATCAAATGTACATTTCAAGGTATTCTGACCATGCTAAATACACAGTTTATCATTCGGATCAAGCATGGAGTTTCAAGCACAGAAAACACAGGGAAG CTCATGGATCTTAAAGGTCAGATGATCTACGTCTCTGAGTCCGACGCCATCTTGTTCCTGGGCTCCCCGTGTGTGGACAAGCTGGAGGAGCTGACGGGCCGTGGCCTCTACCTGTCGGACATCCCCATTCATAACGCTTTGCGTGATGTCGTCCTGGTTGGTGAACAGGCCAAAGCCCAGGATGGTTTGAAGAAGCGACTGGGGAAACTCAAGGCTGCTTTGGAGTACGCTCACCAAGCactagaggaggagaaaaagaagactGTGGACCTCCTCTTCTCCATCTTCCCGGGGACTGTGGCTCAGCAGCTGTGGCAGGGTCAGACGGTCCAGGCCAAGAAGTTTGATCGAGTTACGATGCTGTTCTCTGACATTGTGGGCTTCACTGCTGTTTGCTCACTCTGTACTCCAATGCAAGTGATCACTATGCTCAATGAGTTGTACACCAGGTTTGACCACCAATGTGGAGAGCTTGATGTTTATAAG GTGGAGACCATTGGTGATGCATATTGTGTAGCAGGAGGTTTACACAAGGAGAGCGAGACTCACGCTGTCCAAATTGCACTCATGGCCTTAAAGATGATGGAGCTTTCAGATGAAGTCATGACACCGACTGGGGACCCAATACAG ATGCGTATAGGCCTTCATAGTGGCTCAGTACTGGCTGGTGTAGTTGGCGTGAAAATGCCACGCTACTGCCTCTTTGGAAACAATGTCACACTGGCAAACAAGTTTGAATCATGTAGTCAACCCAGAAAAATCAACATCAGCCCAACAACTCACAG TTTGTTGAAGGATCGTCCAGAGTTTGTCTTCATTCCCAGGACCAGACAGGAGCTTCCGGCCAACTTCCCAGAAGATATCCCTGGTGTGTGTTACTTTTTGGAGGCGTCATTCAAAACTTCAAAACAGGCTCTGAAATGA